From Bacillus basilensis, a single genomic window includes:
- a CDS encoding YhgE/Pip domain-containing protein, whose product MVIINQTIGGEKKMFKNKLLMLSPVIALLVVFIFSLTLFPTVQPKPKNLPIAIVNEDQGVEIPNQPKMNMGQTIVDNMKKTSKSEEESAVKWVEVKNKKAVQKGLNNQDYYAALVIPKEFSTKQASLRTPQPSSPEVEIFINQGMNTAASTVAGQMLNGVVDNMNNTARTQLLEGLKAKGATLTTDQAAKLVTPIVKNVTNVNEVGKNSANGNSPISLFQPLWIASLASAAIIFIAISKMPVGSRKENFVLKLKQIVAGAVATIVIGFGLTWIADGMVGLNISNFTDTALFLSITSFSFFLMISAVLSLVGLKGIGVFALLLFFGAPLLSLAPEMLSSFYQDWVYTWLPMRFMIEGLRGIFFFGKGLSWSTPVTVLVWIGAVSMVIILMTAFKRSAIKEHKTELNA is encoded by the coding sequence TTGGTTATTATAAATCAAACTATAGGAGGAGAAAAGAAAATGTTTAAAAATAAACTTTTAATGTTATCACCAGTTATTGCACTACTTGTAGTTTTTATTTTTTCATTAACATTATTTCCAACCGTTCAACCTAAGCCGAAAAATTTGCCAATCGCAATTGTAAATGAGGATCAAGGAGTAGAAATTCCGAATCAACCGAAAATGAATATGGGGCAAACGATCGTTGATAATATGAAAAAGACATCAAAATCAGAGGAAGAATCTGCGGTAAAGTGGGTAGAAGTGAAAAATAAGAAAGCCGTGCAAAAAGGTTTAAATAATCAAGATTATTATGCAGCATTAGTCATTCCGAAAGAATTTAGTACAAAGCAGGCATCACTACGAACACCACAACCATCTTCGCCAGAGGTAGAAATATTCATAAATCAAGGAATGAATACAGCAGCATCAACTGTGGCAGGACAAATGTTGAATGGTGTAGTAGATAATATGAACAATACTGCTCGTACACAACTATTAGAAGGATTGAAAGCAAAAGGAGCTACTTTAACAACAGACCAAGCTGCGAAATTAGTAACACCTATTGTAAAGAACGTGACAAATGTGAATGAGGTCGGAAAAAATAGTGCGAACGGTAACTCACCAATTTCATTATTCCAGCCGTTATGGATCGCAAGTTTAGCGAGTGCAGCGATTATCTTTATTGCGATAAGTAAAATGCCGGTAGGTTCAAGAAAAGAAAACTTTGTATTAAAATTAAAACAAATAGTAGCTGGAGCAGTTGCGACAATTGTAATTGGGTTTGGTCTGACATGGATTGCGGATGGAATGGTAGGACTAAATATTTCAAATTTCACCGATACGGCCTTATTTTTATCCATTACATCGTTTAGTTTCTTCTTAATGATATCAGCGGTACTTTCACTAGTTGGACTAAAAGGAATTGGTGTATTCGCACTCTTACTATTCTTCGGTGCACCGTTATTATCATTAGCACCTGAAATGTTGTCGTCATTTTATCAAGACTGGGTTTACACATGGTTACCAATGCGATTTATGATTGAAGGGCTTAGAGGAATATTCTTCTTCGGAAAAGGGTTAAGCTGGAGTACACCTGTTACTGTGCTCGTTTGGATTGGTGCGGTAAGTATGGTTATTATTTTAATGACTGCTTTCAAACGTAGTGCAATAAAGGAACATAAAACAGAATTGAACGCTTAG